GACCTTTGAAATCGAAGCTACTCGGCGCGGTTACGCTTCAGGAATCGGGCAATCGATCGGATGCGGTTCAATTGGGTAGCCTCATTGACACTAATCAAAGTCTATCACCCAGAGTTTGGCGGCACCACCACTGGGGTGGGGTTAGAACGTTTGCGATCCCAGCAACGTGGAGCAACCTCAGGAAAACCTTGAAGCCCGTAAGCACTTGTTTGCTGAGTGAAGCCACAGTTGTTTTGGTACTACTTAACTTATTTATACACCACAAACAGTACACACCTTAACAAGCGCACCACTGTGATCGTCAGTGTCCAGAAACGGATGGCTAATGATGGTACACCTTCAAAAGAGCGTCCACTGTGTGCGGCTTTCAAATCCGGCTAATTAGCACAGCCTCCACCCACACGGTGTATATGCTGTGGGATGGAAATACGCGGGAATCTAATGCGTCACCCTTGCGATCCGGCGATCCGAACTCAAACTCAACCGAACGCTAGCCGATGACGGCACACACTGCTAGCCCAGATCTATCTGACCGGTGTTTGATTCTAGCCCGGTTAGTCCGGGACCCCGTCGACAGCGTTGCTTGCACCTACGAAAGCATGTCCCGTTCTCTCTGTCTCGCGCATTCGGGCCTACGTaccttggtggtggtggtggtggcagttGTACAGCCACACACCGTACAGCACACGCCGGTATCGGAATGCTCTGTTTGAACAACGATTACGCAGACGGATGGGAGGAGagctcaaaaacaaacaccggaATTATTGTACACCACACAACACATTGTATGAGACACACGCATTCTGCCGGGTTAttctatgctttttttttttactctcccCGGTGGTACGCTATGCGTCCGTTCCGTTCAGCGCTATCGGTCGCGCCTCGCTCTTGTGTACACATGTGAGTTCTTCGCCTCATTTTAGGTGTACTTTTGCGGGATTAAACCGGGCCGGGGCGGGTTTGAAACTAACCGCTCGCAGGAAAGGTAAAACCTTTAACCAACACGATGAGTTCACTCATAAAATAGTTCGCAGTTTGAAGCTTTATCAGATGCGGTGATAATCTTCTGTCCATAtttaggagttttttttaccattgctGGGTGGGTTGAGCTATTACAGTAATTGGTATGGAGACCTTATCGCTATCCACTCTAACGGATATCACTGATTGCAATAGAGCTATCGAACTATGTAACCCTATTATGTAGTTGATATTGTACGGGAATTAATCATAAATACCCGACGTTTTCGGTCTTGATCGAAAACAATATCTCCATCTTGATCAACTGTTGGTTGACAGCTGTACGTATTTTGTAACCTTGAGTGACAAAAAAACTGTGATGAACGATTAATatttgtacaaaataaaaaaaaaacacgtcgaaaaatgtgtgttctgttttgttttatacgcacacacatacacaggcaCGCCTAGTCACACAATGCTTTCGTTTCGACTACCAAGCGTCTCCATTGCGCTTACAACCCGTCAACCTAATCACGTTCGTTTGTGTTAAGATAAGTGCCACAGGGGAAAAAAGAGGTTCGTACCAAACTATTTAACAAATATCAGCAAACTATCAACTGGGCACGGTCACACCTTATCGATAACTTGTTGCACTTGCCCGGTGGACGCACGGTTACACCGTTCGATTACCAGCGATGGAATGATGCTATGCTGTGTGGGGAACTTTAGGAATACTGGCCGCATGCCATCGGCTCGATACGTAGCTCGCTCCCatcttctctctttttctctctctctctatcgcgTGTGGTAGAGGGTTTTCATACAATTTGGTTGAACGTAAATCTCCTTCTCGTTCAGTACGATAACCCATTCGTCACTAAGCATTGTAAGATTACATCCGATggattaaaaaagaaaaaacaaaaagccacTGGTAGGTGGGCGATAAATGGGATTATTATAATCGGATGCTTATTTTCTCACAGGGAACCCAAAACATCCCAGTGGGAACGTTTCGTCGGTACTACCTgtaagcgcaaaaaaaaaagaatgaaagacTAAGCCCACGCCACGCTACTCTCCAAGTTCAACCATTGCCACCCACCCAGGCGCACAAGATGAACCACCTAACGCACCCACTCACTGGTAGGAAATGGCTTTAAATTACAGTGTGAAACAATGTGATTGTTTTTGCGTCCCTTTTTACTGCTAACAGCAACCCTCCCCGTCACTCcataaaggaaaaacataaaatacgAACAAAATTTGCGTTAAAAACGCACGTGCGCGGGTGTTCGCATGAATCCGAACGTACCGAGACACATCAATCCAGGCAGTGAACTGATGGTTCGTGATCCATTGCATGGATCGTTACGGACTGCAGTGGAGCGGTATCATTCTCATACATTTATGACATCAACTGTACGGAGAATGCATcccgagcgagagagaaaagcAGACATTAGTGATCTTGATTCAACCTAGCAAGAAGATTTACATTACGTGGCATAATACACGCGTTCTGAAGTTCAAATAAATTAGCCTAGCCGTGCGTCCAACAAGGTTTCGTCTTTCTGATACACATCACCTCACCGGAAGGGGTGAGTATAGTTCTTATCAAACGTATCATAAAAACGCAACCCCTCCCGGCTGATGAGTGTCCGCCGCGAGCTAAGTGGGTTAACAAATTGTTCGATGAACTTTCAATTTTCTAGCTCGTAAATTAATCCACCAACGGCGACAGACTCGGAAGCACGACGAAGACACATAAAATGGGCGCCAAGGTGGCCAACATTAATTTGAAGAGCAAACATAAACTTTTACCTTTTGTCAACTCGGACCAACATCAGTCCGTACGGCTTTTAAAAGAGTCGAACATTTAACCTAGTTGCATGTTGTTCTCGGTACGATCGTATGTAAGCGCATGTTTGCAAACGGTCGTTATTTTTCTTACATCACACCTACGAAGGGTAAGGATCGATTGCAGAATACGAAATGAGTTTTCGGAAAGTTTGTGTCCGATGACGAACCGGTCATATACGCTCGGCGAGCCGCTTCTGTCGCACGTGATGATGTGCATgcgttttctttgcctttgAGTCCGCATGCATCCGTATGTTTGTGAGTGATTTTTATTAGTCATTATTTATACCTCCACTACAAAATGCGTGGTTGCCGGACCGGAAAGTAACGTTCGCTACCGCTTACTGGATGCTATATAATGGCCGTTACACTCATACACGACGATCGTCCAATAGTGACACAAATGGGGGAGAAGAACAAGATAAGGGAATTTCTTGTAACAAAGTATCGATCGTCCGTCTTCTAACGTAATGGAAGCTTTGGTTGGGGGCGGTAAATTTTACGCCCCGGGAACAAAGCGTATaacatacaaaacacaaaaacacatgcaAAAATGCTCCGGTGTTCCGCTATTACTACGATTTGGGAGGGTGGCTCCATCGGGAAAGGGTGAAAGAATTTACGAGGCCgatggaggtggtggtggcggtggttgacTGCCGTCCGGGTTGGGCGGATTGTTGCGGGGTAAGTTAATGCCGGCCTGTTCCATCTGGCGCGCGACATTGTTGAACAGTTCCGGATTTTCACTGCTCATCTGCATTGCCAAGCGCCGGCCTGTCTCCAGCAGTGCGTCCATATTGTTCATCCCTCCCAGCTGGCCCAATCTAAAACGAGAGAGTGATTAGACGACTGGTTCGTAGCAGCCCATCTGTGCCGGTTCCATCACTTACATGTTATGCATTGTCGGATCGCTCATCATACGGGTTGCCATTTGCACCATGTCCGGGTTGTTGATAACCGAAGCAAAATCAATGTTGGCTAGAGGATTACCACCGGCGCCCGCTGAAGGTCCGGGATTGCGCGAACGCTCCTCAAGGAACTGTTGCGACACACCCAGATTATTTTTGTAGTCTTGATTTTCCGGCTCGAGGCGTATCGCGTTCTGATACGCTGTGACCGCCTGTTTGTGTTCGTTCATCTTCGAGTACGCCAGTCCCAGCCTGCCCCAAGCCTTACTGTAGTTGGGATCGTGCCTAAGTGCCATCCGGCAGTCATCCGCTGCGCGAACATAATCACCCAGCCGGCTATATGCCGCTGCCCGGTTGCAATAAAATACCGGATTGGTTGCATCTAGATTGATGGCTCTGGAAAGTGTGACATGTATTAATGGAATATCAAAAACCGGACGTTTTGCTACGTTCGTCTCACTTTGTGTACGTGTTGAGGGCTTCCTGGTATTTCTCCTCCTTCATCAATCGATTGCCCTCGTTCTTTAGCACTTCCGCTTCCTGTTTACGTTCCGGCGAAACCTCTACGTACGTGCTCCGGTACAGTTCGTACAAGTCCACATGGTTCCGGGGGTCGTCTTCCTTTTTGACGCTCGCCTCTCCTCCCGTACCCGCCGCATCGTCACCATCGTTCAGCTCGTACACGTTTTCCAAGCACTGTATGGCCACTTCGATACTTTCCCGGGAGTCTTCGTTGAAGTTGGGTTGGTCGATTTGCTTCGCTAGGAAGCGGATGAACGAGCGGACGAAATACTTCGCATCCAGACCGATGGCGCTATCACTCATTGTTGAGCAGTTGTATTTCTGAAGGTAGTTAACAAAACTGACGTGGGCTGTGAGTTTTCACAGCGGGTGGAAAAGCACACGTATTGTTTGGAAAACGTTACTGGAAAACACAAAGCTGGGCAAGAATGGGATGCAAGCAGAAAGAGCAAGAAGAAGCGAATGTCATGATAATTTCCGACGGTATACGAAGTTTGACAACCGGAataaaatcgagttttgaccAAGGCACAGGGTATTGTGGTCTGGTGTGCACGttgtgcaaaccaaaaaaacgaaaacagtttATGAGATTTAACTTTATAAACATTGTATTGTACTAAACGGGTTGTAACGGGTTGtaaaaatttaccaaaataGTTCCATCATTAGTTACAAAGTGAAAGCAAAATTAGCTTTGTTAATTAGCGTTGAAACTGCTAAAAACGAGCTCCATACAACTACATTTGATTTTTTCGACTAAATATGAAACCGATATGCACCAGTAATGATTATGTTGTCCCCACTTTGCAGAAATAATGTAATATATACCAATTTGAACGCTTATATTACAATAAATGCCAGTTGAATGAGCTTCAGACAGATTTTTaaatatgaaatttattaatttcaaaagctgggacatgaaatatttcgcactacgatgaaatatttcaagcttTCAACATTTGAAAGGGACTACTcggtcctgccgtgtgaaaCAGACATCGTTACAAAATACATAACCGAACTACAAAAGATGTCCAAGTAAACAACCTTTATTTCTGAGTTATATAAAAAGTAGACCCCAAAATATACATTATGCTACGGTCTTTCGAAATATGAAGAAGGTATATTTATTACGTTTACTTATTTGAGCTCGGTAACACTTTTGGAATAATTTCCAGAGTTCTGCAATTCGTTCTACTCATCTCTTCAGAGATGCAacgtgaatttattttttacgtaCACACTTCAATATAATACAGCACTTTCTAGTGCAACACATAATGTAAACTATCTAAAAGTTAATTATCACAATAGAACGTTGAATTGCATTCTAACAAATCTAATAACGAACAAATAAGCTAAAACaatcaccaaacaaacatcttTGCAGGTGGGCtcaattttttgttcgttgtccTAAGGCtagtgactttttttttgggacatTAGGATATTgcataattgaaaataaataaacttcgTCCCAAGAGAGTGTGGAAATGGAacgacataaaaaaatcttcattctTGTTCGATTCCATTCATTTCCGAATTGGACGAAATTATCTTTATAACACTGTCCGTATTCGAAACTTGCTCATCGGGAGGCGTGTCAGGaagggaaaatttatttacatttaattttctgTTGACACCAGCCAACGTCCCAGCGTCCGGATGAGGAATTACAGGGTCCTGCGCCGTAGCGCTACAAATTTGCTAATGACTTGtcgttaaaataaacattatcatTTCCCCTGTCCCCATTATTCACAGCGTCTCAAACCCAGGCCAGTTTTCCGTGCCGTGCGTGCCGTGCGTGATGTGTTCGATTATAATATCAACGGCGTAAGACGGTAACATAAGCGTGCCCGAGAAGGATAAGCTGGTACCGTGTGCCGTGAGCTGCGAATATATGAAACCAATTTTTGGGGCAAATACACTGAAATTCCTAAACAACTGGTTCGGAAGGAAAGTTTCGTCACTGTAACAGCgattatttgcatttaaattgcCACGCTGAATAGTTTCGCATGACGTAGGATAGTTGGGAGGCTCGGGACGCTTCAGTGACGCTGCTCATCAGCAAAGATGTTTGTACATGTCGTTAAGATCGCACCGATTGGTAAGTAAATGGAAGAACAACATCAAACGGAAGCAAACCGAAGAAAATCGTACACCTTCTCGCTTTACGCTTATCGGTCAAATTGTGGTGGCGGATTATAGAGGGAAAGTGGATAGAGTAGCAATTCCTGCCAGGAATTGCCTTCATCTTTCACGATTGATTCGCTGAcgtaacaaaagaaaaaccatccTGCCTGTACTCGGCAAACATTATACGCGCGGTActtatttgatatttttgaaatattaccTTCAAGATAATCGTTTGCCCCAAAAATGGGACGGTGAATTCATCCACGGAGAATACACACGGCACCGGAGAACCTGTAGAAAGCCATTGCTTTAAATCCCAATTGTATGAAGCGCGGGAGCATAGGCGGGCCCAGTTTTGTGGGCCCATCAACATAACGCACCGGCGGCGACCCTTTGTTACCGTCGATAGGCCATGGTAATTGTACATTCAGTCAAACAATGCAAAAGCGAAACATGaatagaaaacagaaaatataGAAAGGATGTGCATTATTATCGTAAAATTTAATAGATTTGTCCTGCAAAATCTGTAATTGAATTCTCGCTCCTGCCCGTGTACTTTTTCCTGAGGGGAGCAACGAAGGacttttgatatatttttttatttatccaaGGCTGTTTCCGTTCGAACGCGATTGGGACGGGCGCGTTACACcggaaatgtttattatttattcatctaGCTTTGTGCCGTGGCGTGGAAGGATTTCATGTTTTGAATGGAAAGCAATGCAGAATGCCAAGAATCAAGATTGGTACAGAGGGAGTACTAAGAGAATGGATAATGGTTAAGGGATAATACTATTTAGCCTTCCGAAAAGTTCCGAAATCATTGATGGTTCCAGAGATGAAGGATGAAGGGAGCATTTAAAATgacttgctttatttttaaatgtgtcAAAGCTGTTATGCTTTGCAAACACTcacttacttatttacttacttacttacttacttacttacttacttacttacttacttacttacttacttacttacttacttacttacttacttacttacttacttacttacttacttacttacttacttacttacttacttacttacttacttacttacttacttacttacttacttacttacttacttacttacttacttacttacttacttacttacttacttacttacttacttacttacttacttacttacttacttacttacttacttacttacttacttacttacttacttacttacttacttacttgcttacttacttacttacttacttgcttacatacttacttacttacttacttacttacttacttacttacttgcttacatacttacttacttacttacttacttgcttacatacttacttacttacttacttacttacttacttactacTTATTGCATCGCTTTAAAACCGTTACATATCTTTACACCTTCTTCAACAATCCAATCAATCAGCCACAAACGCCATGAGAATCCACTTTTCCGTTACGGTTGGAGGATCCATTCGTTTGCGAGAGAATTCATGGTGTAGCACACTGTATCTACCAAGTCATTCATTACGATTGCTTATCGTGTGTAGAAAATTAAGACTagaattttcaccatttcgaTCCTTCGTGGCCCTAAAGTGCACTTTCTTCCCAATTTAAAactcataaataaataagaaacaaGCTACCCGTTTCTCGATGTCGCGTTTTGGTCTCAGCAACCGGCGTTGAATTCTTTCGAGTTTTCCGcccatacacacgcacgcacgttcGGTGGGGAATGAAATTAGAAAAGTTTCTGCATGACACACGCTTGACGTGCATTCATACGCTTCGGTACCATACTGTGTGGCCATGAAGCACTGTGGGTAAAATGTTAACGAGGTACTTttctaataataaaattaaagacTTGTTTCTTTAACCGTATTAACACGTGTTAATGAGTGTTCAACTATTCTGTATTTAGTTtgcgtaatatttttttaaccattttaagcataaattattattCCTCTATAACATTTGAAACGACTTCACATATgtaagttttaattatttgattcaaaaattcttactTCAGTTAATTCCATTGTGCCGCCTGTATGGTCCgcttcggttcagtttcaaAATTGCGATTGATTCCCTCCGGGACACTCCCGAACACGTCACGGTACGGCCAACGCCACCATGCAACCCCTCGGGCCCATCCCCGCCATGACTcatgattatttattcatatgTGAAATTCTTTCTTCCGCTCTCATGCCCATCGACCAATGTGTGCCATCCGTgccaacaaacagaaacaaaacgccCCCCTCC
This region of Anopheles marshallii chromosome 2, idAnoMarsDA_429_01, whole genome shotgun sequence genomic DNA includes:
- the LOC128708266 gene encoding small glutamine-rich tetratricopeptide repeat-containing protein beta-like, producing MSDSAIGLDAKYFVRSFIRFLAKQIDQPNFNEDSRESIEVAIQCLENVYELNDGDDAAGTGGEASVKKEDDPRNHVDLYELYRSTYVEVSPERKQEAEVLKNEGNRLMKEEKYQEALNTYTKAINLDATNPVFYCNRAAAYSRLGDYVRAADDCRMALRHDPNYSKAWGRLGLAYSKMNEHKQAVTAYQNAIRLEPENQDYKNNLGVSQQFLEERSRNPGPSAGAGGNPLANIDFASVINNPDMVQMATRMMSDPTMHNILGQLGGMNNMDALLETGRRLAMQMSSENPELFNNVARQMEQAGINLPRNNPPNPDGSQPPPPPPPSAS